One genomic window of Xanthobacter dioxanivorans includes the following:
- a CDS encoding type II toxin-antitoxin system TacA family antitoxin — MVQSARSESGRKRDAARKDDLIQIRASAGTKAILSRAASLRGQKLSEFMLDSARREAEEAILDQRSFFLDDAAHVAFLALLDAPAKPAEELRTRLKRKPVWER; from the coding sequence ATGGTGCAATCAGCCCGCTCGGAGAGTGGCCGCAAACGTGATGCTGCTCGGAAAGATGATCTCATCCAGATCCGCGCCTCGGCGGGGACGAAGGCGATCCTAAGTCGGGCCGCGAGCTTGCGCGGACAGAAGCTGTCGGAATTCATGCTGGACAGCGCCCGTCGGGAAGCGGAGGAAGCCATTCTCGACCAGCGCAGCTTCTTTCTTGATGATGCGGCGCATGTGGCCTTCCTCGCGCTGCTCGATGCTCCGGCCAAGCCGGCCGAGGAACTTCGTACGCGGTTGAAGCGCAAGCCCGTCTGGGAGCGTTGA
- a CDS encoding transposase, whose translation MANFYREPGRRPRFLLPVDMADWLPDTDLVHLLLDAVGLMDLSTFEAHYRKRGSGAPPFAPRMMVGLLLYAYANGQRSSRKMSQ comes from the coding sequence ATGGCGAATTTCTACCGCGAGCCGGGTCGCAGGCCGCGGTTTCTTCTGCCGGTGGACATGGCGGACTGGCTACCGGACACGGACCTTGTCCATCTTCTCCTTGATGCCGTCGGCCTGATGGATCTGTCAACATTCGAGGCGCACTACCGCAAGCGCGGTTCCGGGGCGCCGCCGTTCGCGCCGAGGATGATGGTCGGCCTCCTTCTCTATGCCTACGCGAACGGGCAGCGCTCGAGCCGTAAGATGAGCCAATGA
- a CDS encoding recombinase family protein, with protein sequence MPRVVLYARYSSDNQRDASIEDQLRQCRERATREGWTVVDSYSDRAISGASLVRAGIQKLLADAQAGRFDRVLSEALNRISRDQEDVAAMFILLAQNDEWAVQRCRYMTLESVSALGDDPLVSLPILAA encoded by the coding sequence ATGCCCCGCGTTGTGCTCTACGCCCGTTATTCCTCCGACAACCAGCGCGATGCTTCCATCGAAGACCAGTTGCGCCAGTGCCGGGAGCGTGCGACGCGCGAAGGCTGGACCGTGGTGGACAGCTATTCCGACCGGGCCATTTCCGGAGCCTCTTTGGTCCGTGCCGGCATCCAGAAGCTTCTGGCCGACGCGCAGGCCGGGCGTTTCGACAGGGTGCTGTCGGAGGCGCTGAACCGCATCAGCCGCGACCAGGAGGATGTCGCCGCCATGTTCATCCTGCTCGCACAGAACGATGAATGGGCCGTCCAGCGCTGCCGCTACATGACCCTGGAAAGCGTCTCGGCCTTGGGCGATGATCCCCTCGTCAGCCTGCCCATCCTGGCCGCCTGA
- a CDS encoding GNAT family N-acetyltransferase, which produces MTGFGIEKLHRRHAVEAFDCGEDALNRFLIRFALPNQMANASQTYVGIAGDDAIVGFYTLVVGEVRYEGAPERLTKGLARHPVPVMLLARLGVGTKWHSKGIGAGLLRDAVLRTLQVADIAGVRALVVHAKNDAARSLYERFDFQPSPTDPLHLFALIKDLRNL; this is translated from the coding sequence GTGACGGGCTTTGGGATCGAGAAGTTGCATCGCCGCCATGCCGTCGAGGCATTCGATTGCGGCGAAGACGCACTCAATCGTTTTCTGATCCGCTTCGCCCTTCCGAACCAGATGGCGAATGCGTCGCAGACCTATGTCGGCATCGCGGGCGACGACGCTATCGTGGGTTTTTACACGCTCGTTGTCGGTGAGGTTCGCTACGAGGGAGCGCCCGAGCGGCTGACCAAGGGGCTGGCCCGGCATCCTGTGCCGGTCATGTTGCTGGCCCGGCTTGGAGTAGGCACGAAGTGGCACAGCAAGGGGATCGGCGCTGGGCTGTTGCGTGACGCCGTCCTGCGCACGCTGCAAGTGGCCGACATTGCCGGTGTTCGCGCGCTCGTGGTTCACGCCAAGAACGACGCGGCGCGTTCGCTTTATGAGCGGTTTGACTTCCAGCCATCTCCCACCGATCCGCTGCATCTGTTCGCGCTCATCAAGGATTTGAGGAACCTTTAA